In one window of Hyla sarda isolate aHylSar1 chromosome 1, aHylSar1.hap1, whole genome shotgun sequence DNA:
- the ABHD4 gene encoding (Lyso)-N-acylphosphatidylethanolamine lipase isoform X2 translates to MSQLKAVESRILQCIRNKFSARYVSLPDQNKIWTLTASPELRDKTPLVMVHGFGGGVGLWIQNIDPLSTRRTLHAFDLLGFGRSSRPTFPGDPEGAEEQFVSSIEQWRLEMGIKDMILLGHSLGGFLASSYTIKYPDRVKHLILVDPWGFPVLPTDPNEVRTPPAWVKAIAAVLGRSNPLAVVRAAGPWGPRLVQRFRPDLKRKFEEFFEDDTIMEYIYHCNAQTPSGESAFKAMMEKFGWAKRPMMSRLNLIPKDLPITFIYGAETWIDQNTGDKAKQLRPDSYVNTLAIKGASHHVYADQPRVFNAVVEEICNAVD, encoded by the exons ATGTCTCAGTTAAAAGCTGTGGAGTCCAGGATTCTTCAAT GTATCCGGAACAAATTTTCTGCTCGCTATGTCTCCTTACCTGATCAAAATAAGATCTGGACACTGACAGCGAGTCCTGAGctccgtgacaagactccactaGTGATGGTTCATGGATTTGGAGGAGGAGTGGGACTCTGGATTCAGAACATAGACCCTCTGAGTACGCGAAGAACCCTCCATGCCTTTGATTTGTTGGGATTTGGACGTAGCTCTCGACCAACCTTCCCCGGTGATCCAGAAGGGGCAGAAGAACAATTTGTTTCATCAATTGAGCAATGGAGGCTGGAAATGGGAATCAAAGACATGATTCTTCTGGGCCATAGTTTAGGGGGATTCCTAGCTTCATCTTATACCATTAAATACCCTGATAG AGTGAAGCATCTTATTCTTGTTGATCCTTGGGGCTTCCCTGTTTTACCTACAGACCCCAATGAGGTGCGCACTCCTCCAGCCTGGGTGAAAGCCATTGCTGCGGTTCTTGGCCGATCCAATCCTTTGGCAGTTGTCAGAGCAGCAGGACCATGGG GTCCCAGACTGGTGCAGAGATTCCGTCCAGATCTGAAAAGAAAATTTGAAGAGTTCTTTGAAGATGACACAATCATGGAATATATTTATCACTGCAATGCCCAAACTCCAAG TGGTGAAAGTGCCTTTAAAGCCATGATGGAGAAGTTTGGCTGGGCTAAGCGTCCAATGATGTCTCGTCTAAATCTAATTCCAAAAGACCTCCCTATTACATTTATCTATGGAGCTGAGACCTGGATTGATCAAAATACAGGTGACAAGGCCAAACAGCTTCGACCTGATTCTTACGTGAACACTTTG GCCATCAAAGGTGCCTCACACCATGTATATGCCGATCAGCCGAGAGTCTTCAATGCTGTGGTTGAAGAGATTTGTAATGCGGTAGATTGA
- the ABHD4 gene encoding (Lyso)-N-acylphosphatidylethanolamine lipase isoform X1 produces the protein MPGLQPTDPVMAEELEEQSQSWLTGWIPSWCPTSMSQLKAVESRILQCIRNKFSARYVSLPDQNKIWTLTASPELRDKTPLVMVHGFGGGVGLWIQNIDPLSTRRTLHAFDLLGFGRSSRPTFPGDPEGAEEQFVSSIEQWRLEMGIKDMILLGHSLGGFLASSYTIKYPDRVKHLILVDPWGFPVLPTDPNEVRTPPAWVKAIAAVLGRSNPLAVVRAAGPWGPRLVQRFRPDLKRKFEEFFEDDTIMEYIYHCNAQTPSGESAFKAMMEKFGWAKRPMMSRLNLIPKDLPITFIYGAETWIDQNTGDKAKQLRPDSYVNTLAIKGASHHVYADQPRVFNAVVEEICNAVD, from the exons GTCTCAGAGTTGGTTAACTGGCTGGATCCCTTCTTGGTGCCCAACCTCCATGTCTCAGTTAAAAGCTGTGGAGTCCAGGATTCTTCAAT GTATCCGGAACAAATTTTCTGCTCGCTATGTCTCCTTACCTGATCAAAATAAGATCTGGACACTGACAGCGAGTCCTGAGctccgtgacaagactccactaGTGATGGTTCATGGATTTGGAGGAGGAGTGGGACTCTGGATTCAGAACATAGACCCTCTGAGTACGCGAAGAACCCTCCATGCCTTTGATTTGTTGGGATTTGGACGTAGCTCTCGACCAACCTTCCCCGGTGATCCAGAAGGGGCAGAAGAACAATTTGTTTCATCAATTGAGCAATGGAGGCTGGAAATGGGAATCAAAGACATGATTCTTCTGGGCCATAGTTTAGGGGGATTCCTAGCTTCATCTTATACCATTAAATACCCTGATAG AGTGAAGCATCTTATTCTTGTTGATCCTTGGGGCTTCCCTGTTTTACCTACAGACCCCAATGAGGTGCGCACTCCTCCAGCCTGGGTGAAAGCCATTGCTGCGGTTCTTGGCCGATCCAATCCTTTGGCAGTTGTCAGAGCAGCAGGACCATGGG GTCCCAGACTGGTGCAGAGATTCCGTCCAGATCTGAAAAGAAAATTTGAAGAGTTCTTTGAAGATGACACAATCATGGAATATATTTATCACTGCAATGCCCAAACTCCAAG TGGTGAAAGTGCCTTTAAAGCCATGATGGAGAAGTTTGGCTGGGCTAAGCGTCCAATGATGTCTCGTCTAAATCTAATTCCAAAAGACCTCCCTATTACATTTATCTATGGAGCTGAGACCTGGATTGATCAAAATACAGGTGACAAGGCCAAACAGCTTCGACCTGATTCTTACGTGAACACTTTG GCCATCAAAGGTGCCTCACACCATGTATATGCCGATCAGCCGAGAGTCTTCAATGCTGTGGTTGAAGAGATTTGTAATGCGGTAGATTGA